A region from the Variovorax paradoxus genome encodes:
- a CDS encoding methyltransferase family protein, producing the protein MLLWFQTLLFVAGTAALLYVSRGPLRQPGSHGFYRFFAWECMLVLIIVNLPVWHADPFSPRQIVSSLFFVLSIWLPIHAVRLLKAQGKPTEARSDDPALYGFEKTSSIVSTGAFRYIRHPMYTALMLLAWGAFLKQFTWLTLALVLAATVLLFLTALRDEKECIAHFGEAYREYMRGTRRFIPFVL; encoded by the coding sequence ATGCTTCTCTGGTTCCAGACTCTTCTCTTCGTTGCCGGCACGGCCGCGTTGCTCTACGTCTCGCGCGGCCCGCTGCGCCAGCCCGGCTCGCACGGCTTCTACCGCTTCTTCGCGTGGGAATGCATGCTGGTGCTGATCATCGTGAACCTGCCGGTGTGGCATGCCGATCCGTTCTCGCCCAGGCAGATCGTCTCATCGCTCTTCTTCGTGCTGTCGATCTGGCTGCCGATCCACGCGGTGCGGCTGCTCAAGGCGCAGGGCAAGCCGACCGAGGCGCGCAGCGACGATCCGGCGCTCTACGGCTTCGAGAAGACTTCCTCCATCGTTTCCACCGGCGCCTTCCGCTACATCCGCCACCCGATGTACACGGCGCTGATGCTGCTGGCCTGGGGCGCGTTCCTCAAGCAGTTCACCTGGCTCACGCTGGCACTGGTGCTGGCGGCCACGGTGCTGCTGTTCCTGACGGCGCTGCGCGACGAGAAGGAATGCATCGCGCATTTTGGCGAGGCCTACCGCGAGTACATGCGCGGCACGCGGCGCTTCATTCCGTTCGTGCTGTAG
- a CDS encoding SDR family NAD(P)-dependent oxidoreductase: MFDLTEKVALVTGGNGGIGLGMAQGLARAGARVVIAARNMQKSAAAVETLRALGSDSFALEVDVANEASVQKAVDEAAARCGRLDILVNNAGITVRKPVDQLALDEWRLVLDTNLTSAFLCSRAAHPHLKAAGGGKIINIGSMMSIFGAPYAPAYAASKAGIVQLTKSTALSWAADNIQVNAILPGWFETELTDGARNQIPGLYERVVARAAAGRWGQPADIAGTAVFLASSASDYVTGTAIPVDGGFSISG, encoded by the coding sequence ATGTTCGATCTCACGGAAAAAGTCGCACTCGTCACCGGCGGCAACGGCGGCATCGGCCTGGGCATGGCCCAGGGGCTGGCCAGGGCCGGTGCCCGCGTCGTCATTGCGGCGCGCAACATGCAGAAGTCGGCCGCTGCGGTCGAAACGCTCAGGGCGCTCGGCAGCGACAGCTTCGCGCTCGAAGTCGACGTGGCCAACGAAGCCTCGGTGCAGAAGGCGGTCGATGAAGCAGCGGCGCGCTGCGGCCGGCTCGACATCCTCGTCAACAACGCCGGCATCACGGTGCGAAAGCCGGTCGACCAGCTCGCGCTGGACGAATGGCGCCTGGTGCTGGACACCAACCTGACCAGCGCTTTTCTCTGCAGCCGCGCCGCGCACCCGCACCTGAAGGCGGCCGGCGGCGGCAAGATCATCAACATCGGCTCGATGATGTCGATCTTCGGCGCGCCCTACGCACCGGCCTATGCGGCCAGCAAGGCGGGCATCGTGCAGCTCACCAAGTCGACTGCGCTTTCATGGGCGGCCGACAACATCCAGGTCAACGCGATTTTGCCGGGCTGGTTCGAGACCGAGCTGACCGACGGCGCCCGCAACCAGATTCCGGGCCTCTACGAGCGCGTGGTGGCCCGCGCCGCCGCCGGCCGCTGGGGTCAGCCGGCCGACATCGCCGGCACCGCGGTGTTCCTTGCGAGCTCCGCGTCGGACTACGTGACCGGCACCGCGATTCCGGTCGATGGCGGATTCTCCATCTCTGGCTGA
- a CDS encoding ABC transporter ATP-binding protein: MSSAPLLQLDGFCVAYRTVEAVHSVQLHVNEGEIVTVIGPNGAGKTTLLCAAMGLLPSTGSLALHGERIARPGVETMVARGVALVPERRELFGEMSVEDNLLLGGFYQWRKGKRDQRARMEEVFEIFPRLRERKPQLASTLSGGERQMLAIGRALMARPRLLMLDEPSLGLAPLVVREVLRVVSQLRSHGVSVLLVEQNARAALQVADRAYVLEMGAVALEGPARELMHDQRIIDTYLGIGNRNAEAAAA; encoded by the coding sequence ATGAGCAGCGCACCTTTGCTCCAACTCGACGGCTTCTGCGTCGCCTACCGCACGGTCGAGGCGGTGCACAGCGTGCAGCTGCATGTGAACGAAGGCGAGATCGTCACCGTGATCGGCCCCAACGGCGCCGGCAAGACCACGCTGCTGTGCGCGGCGATGGGGCTCCTGCCCTCCACCGGCAGCCTCGCCCTGCATGGCGAGCGCATCGCGCGCCCCGGCGTCGAAACCATGGTGGCGCGCGGCGTGGCGCTGGTGCCCGAGCGGCGCGAGCTGTTCGGCGAGATGTCGGTCGAGGACAACCTGCTGCTCGGCGGCTTCTACCAGTGGCGCAAGGGCAAGCGCGACCAGCGCGCACGCATGGAAGAAGTGTTCGAGATCTTTCCGCGTCTGCGCGAGCGCAAGCCGCAGTTGGCGTCGACGCTCTCGGGCGGCGAGCGCCAGATGCTGGCCATCGGCCGCGCGCTGATGGCGCGCCCGCGGCTGCTGATGCTCGACGAACCCTCGCTGGGCCTGGCGCCGCTGGTGGTGCGCGAAGTGCTGCGCGTGGTCTCGCAATTGCGAAGCCATGGCGTCTCGGTGCTGCTGGTGGAGCAGAACGCACGCGCCGCCCTGCAGGTGGCCGACCGGGCCTATGTGCTCGAGATGGGCGCGGTCGCGCTCGAAGGCCCTGCGCGCGAATTGATGCACGACCAGCGAATCATCGACACCTACCTGGGCATCGGCAACCGGAACGCCGAAGCTGCCGCCGCCTGA
- a CDS encoding branched-chain amino acid ABC transporter ATP-binding protein/permease: MNDASTGSTAATTAASAGRALVTPRQLTLALVVALALAWGFLPEFTVSVLSNIGLYALVAAGLVMLTGVGGMTSFGQAAFVGMGAYATAWICTSPMATAWMGGAVNPALLPWAGLLLGLVFTFALAWALGAVTLKLQGHYLPLCTIAWGLSLYYLFGNMDFLGGQTGITGVPPLVVAGYPLATPRALGVVIWAVLLLALWAMHNLLDSREGRAIRALKGGRLMAESMGVDTARHRVKLFVLAALLAALSGWLYAHLQRFVNPTPFNLNIGIELLFMAVVGGAGHLWGAVLGAALITLLKEKLQDVLPSLLGSSGNFEVIVFGLLMLFVLQRFADGLWPTLARIAGRWVRPHAPAAAPAAPDVQLAQRNLPARGEVLLQATNVSKRFGGLVANNDISMTLKAGEIHALIGPNGAGKSTFFNMVSGVDDPSSGEVRLAGQAMTAKPSRVFAALGLGRTFQHVRLLGHRSVVENVALGAHLRAKRGWLAAMLRLDRAEEAALMAEARRQIERCGLGAHAGTPAASLSLGQQRVVEIARALAGQPSVLLLDEPAAGLRHLEKRALSVLLGQLRAEGLGILVVEHDMEFVMNLADRITVLEFGTVIATGTPAEVQANPRVLEAYLGGADDELLEDAR; this comes from the coding sequence ATGAACGACGCCTCCACCGGCAGCACCGCGGCCACAACAGCAGCATCTGCCGGCCGCGCACTGGTCACACCGAGACAGCTGACGCTCGCCTTGGTCGTGGCGCTTGCCCTGGCCTGGGGCTTCCTGCCCGAATTCACGGTGTCCGTGCTCAGCAACATCGGCCTCTATGCGCTGGTCGCGGCCGGGCTGGTCATGCTGACCGGCGTGGGCGGCATGACCTCCTTCGGCCAGGCCGCTTTCGTCGGCATGGGCGCCTACGCCACCGCCTGGATCTGCACCTCGCCCATGGCCACCGCATGGATGGGTGGCGCCGTGAACCCCGCGCTGCTGCCGTGGGCCGGCCTGCTGCTCGGCCTCGTCTTCACCTTCGCGCTCGCCTGGGCGCTGGGCGCGGTCACGCTCAAGCTGCAGGGCCACTACCTGCCGCTGTGCACCATCGCCTGGGGCCTGAGCCTTTATTACCTGTTCGGCAACATGGACTTCCTCGGCGGGCAGACGGGCATCACCGGCGTGCCGCCGCTGGTGGTCGCGGGCTACCCGCTGGCCACGCCGCGTGCGCTGGGCGTGGTGATCTGGGCCGTGCTGCTGCTCGCGCTCTGGGCCATGCACAACCTGCTCGATTCGCGCGAAGGGCGGGCCATCCGCGCGCTCAAGGGCGGCCGGCTGATGGCCGAGTCGATGGGCGTGGACACGGCCCGCCACCGCGTGAAGCTGTTCGTGCTGGCTGCGCTGCTGGCGGCCCTCTCGGGCTGGCTCTATGCGCACCTGCAGCGCTTCGTGAACCCGACGCCCTTCAACCTGAACATCGGCATCGAGCTGCTGTTCATGGCGGTGGTGGGCGGCGCGGGCCACCTCTGGGGCGCGGTGCTGGGCGCCGCGCTTATCACGCTGCTGAAGGAAAAGCTGCAGGACGTGCTGCCCTCGCTGCTGGGCAGCAGCGGAAACTTCGAAGTGATCGTGTTCGGCCTGCTCATGCTCTTCGTGCTGCAGCGCTTTGCCGACGGCCTGTGGCCCACGCTCGCGCGCATTGCCGGGCGCTGGGTGCGCCCGCATGCCCCGGCCGCGGCCCCTGCGGCGCCGGACGTACAGCTCGCACAGCGCAACCTGCCCGCCAGGGGCGAGGTGCTGCTGCAGGCCACCAATGTCAGCAAGCGCTTCGGCGGCCTGGTGGCCAACAACGACATCTCGATGACGCTGAAGGCCGGCGAGATCCACGCACTGATCGGACCGAACGGCGCAGGCAAGAGCACCTTCTTCAACATGGTTTCGGGGGTGGACGACCCGAGCTCCGGCGAAGTGCGGCTTGCGGGCCAGGCGATGACGGCGAAGCCTTCGCGCGTGTTCGCCGCGCTGGGCCTGGGACGCACCTTCCAGCACGTGCGCCTGCTCGGCCATCGTAGCGTGGTCGAGAACGTGGCGCTGGGTGCGCATCTGCGCGCCAAACGCGGCTGGCTCGCCGCCATGCTTCGGCTGGACCGTGCGGAAGAAGCGGCATTGATGGCCGAAGCCCGCCGCCAGATCGAACGCTGCGGCCTCGGCGCGCATGCCGGCACGCCGGCTGCGTCGCTCTCTCTGGGCCAGCAGCGCGTGGTGGAGATTGCGCGCGCGCTGGCCGGCCAGCCTTCGGTGCTGCTGCTCGACGAACCCGCCGCGGGCCTGCGCCACCTGGAGAAGCGCGCGCTTTCCGTGCTGCTGGGACAGCTGCGCGCCGAAGGCCTTGGCATCCTCGTGGTGGAACATGACATGGAATTCGTGATGAACCTGGCCGACCGCATCACGGTGCTGGAGTTCGGCACCGTCATCGCCACCGGTACGCCGGCCGAAGTGCAGGCCAATCCGCGCGTGCTCGAAGCCTATCTCGGTGGCGCCGACGACGAACTGCTGGAGGACGCACGATGA
- the paaZ gene encoding phenylacetic acid degradation bifunctional protein PaaZ, with translation MTTLQSYIAGRWIGQQAAQQLRSAVNGQAVASTHAEAIDFAEALSHARRVGLPALMALDFQQRSERLRALAKHLAAHKETLYAISAHTGATRADSWIDIEGGAGTLSAYAGIGTNELPSGNLVHEGPAFALGKKGGFAGTHILVPRGGVAVHINAFNFPVWGLLEKFAPSFLAGMPCIGKPATATSYLTEALVRLIMQSGILPEGSLQLVIGGTGDLLDRLEGADVVTFTGSADTAARLRVHPNLVRQSIPFNAEADSLNCAILAPDVTPDDEEFDLFVKEVAREMTVKAGQKCTAIRRAIVPRQHLDAVAERLRARLAKTVVGDPSREEVRMGALASQAQQADVAERVATLLQGAELVYGERDGFSPVGDGVAGGAFFAPTLLLSRKPLEHDAAHDVEAFGPVSTLMPYDGLDEALALAARGRGSLVGTLVTRDPAIAAKAIPVAAAWHGRLLVLDREAATESTGHGSPLPQLKHGGPGRAGGGEELGGLRAVKHYLQRAAVQGSPTMLAAITGEHVRGAAVRESEVHPFRRHFEELRIGDSLLTHRRTVGEADIVAFGGISGDYFYMHFDEVAAKESPFGKRIAHGYFVLSAAAGLFVSPAPGPVLANYGLDTLRFVKPVGIGDTIRARLTCKRKIDRNKKDASGQGHGVVAWDVEVTNQDGELVASYDILTLVSKKPETT, from the coding sequence ATGACCACCCTTCAAAGCTACATCGCCGGTCGCTGGATCGGCCAGCAGGCCGCGCAACAGTTGCGCAGTGCCGTCAACGGCCAAGCCGTGGCCAGCACGCATGCAGAGGCGATCGACTTCGCCGAAGCACTGAGCCACGCGCGCCGTGTCGGCCTGCCCGCGCTGATGGCGCTCGACTTCCAGCAGCGCTCGGAACGCCTCAGGGCACTGGCCAAGCACCTCGCCGCCCACAAGGAAACGCTCTACGCGATCTCGGCCCACACGGGCGCGACCCGCGCCGACAGCTGGATCGACATCGAAGGCGGCGCCGGCACGCTGAGCGCCTACGCCGGCATCGGCACCAACGAGCTGCCCTCGGGCAACCTGGTGCACGAGGGCCCGGCCTTTGCGCTCGGCAAGAAGGGCGGCTTCGCGGGCACGCACATCCTGGTGCCGCGCGGCGGCGTGGCGGTGCACATCAACGCCTTCAATTTTCCGGTGTGGGGCCTGCTCGAAAAGTTCGCGCCCAGCTTCCTCGCGGGCATGCCCTGCATCGGCAAGCCGGCCACGGCCACCAGCTATCTCACCGAAGCGCTGGTGCGGCTCATCATGCAGTCGGGCATCCTGCCCGAAGGCAGCCTGCAGCTCGTGATCGGCGGCACGGGCGACCTGCTCGACCGGCTCGAAGGCGCCGATGTGGTCACCTTTACCGGCTCGGCCGACACCGCAGCCAGGCTGCGCGTGCATCCCAACCTCGTGCGCCAGTCGATCCCGTTCAACGCCGAGGCCGACTCGCTCAACTGCGCGATCCTCGCGCCCGACGTGACGCCCGACGACGAGGAGTTCGACCTCTTCGTGAAGGAAGTGGCGCGCGAGATGACGGTCAAGGCCGGCCAGAAGTGCACCGCGATCCGCCGCGCGATCGTGCCGCGCCAGCACCTGGATGCCGTGGCCGAACGGCTGCGCGCACGGCTCGCCAAGACCGTCGTCGGCGATCCCTCGCGCGAAGAGGTGCGCATGGGCGCCCTCGCCTCGCAGGCGCAGCAGGCCGACGTGGCCGAGCGCGTGGCCACGCTGCTGCAAGGCGCCGAGCTGGTGTACGGCGAGCGCGACGGCTTTTCGCCCGTGGGCGACGGCGTGGCCGGAGGTGCCTTCTTCGCGCCCACGCTGCTGCTGAGCCGCAAGCCGCTCGAGCACGATGCGGCGCATGACGTCGAAGCCTTCGGTCCCGTCAGCACGTTGATGCCGTACGACGGCCTCGACGAGGCCCTGGCGCTGGCCGCGCGCGGCCGCGGCAGCCTCGTCGGCACGCTGGTCACGCGCGACCCGGCCATCGCAGCCAAGGCCATTCCGGTGGCCGCCGCATGGCATGGAAGGCTGCTGGTGCTCGACCGCGAAGCGGCAACGGAATCGACAGGCCACGGCTCACCGCTGCCGCAGCTCAAGCACGGCGGCCCCGGCCGAGCGGGCGGCGGCGAGGAACTCGGCGGCCTGCGCGCCGTGAAGCACTACCTGCAGCGCGCCGCGGTGCAGGGCTCGCCCACGATGCTGGCGGCCATTACCGGCGAACATGTGCGCGGCGCGGCCGTGCGCGAGAGCGAGGTGCATCCGTTCCGCCGCCACTTCGAGGAGCTGCGCATCGGCGACTCGCTGCTCACGCACCGCCGCACCGTCGGCGAGGCCGACATCGTGGCCTTCGGCGGCATCTCGGGTGACTATTTCTACATGCACTTCGACGAGGTGGCGGCCAAGGAGTCGCCGTTCGGCAAGCGCATTGCGCATGGCTACTTCGTGCTGTCGGCCGCGGCCGGCCTGTTCGTCTCGCCCGCGCCGGGCCCGGTGCTTGCCAACTACGGCCTCGATACGCTGCGCTTCGTGAAACCCGTGGGCATCGGCGACACCATCCGCGCGCGCCTGACCTGCAAGCGCAAGATCGACCGCAACAAGAAGGACGCGAGCGGCCAGGGCCACGGCGTGGTGGCCTGGGACGTGGAGGTGACCAACCAGGACGGCGAACTGGTCGCGAGCTACGATATCCTGACCCTCGTCTCCAAGAAACCAGAAACCACCTGA
- a CDS encoding branched-chain amino acid ABC transporter permease, with product MDLQIALLLGQDGIVNGAVYGLMALALVLVFSVTRVIFIPQGEFVAFGALSMAVLQAGRVPATLWLLLALAAMVLVVEFWRWKRGAVVDWASALAWCVALPLAAAALVLLLKPTSMAGQALATLLLIMPLGPLLYRLAYRPLASASVLMLLIVSVALHGVLVGLGLLFFGAEGYRTTAFSEERFDIGGIPVSGQSLVVVGVTLLLVIAMFLFFGRSMIGKALRATAINRVGARLSGIPTELSGDLSFALAALIGAVSGLLIAPLTTVYYDTGFLIGLKGFVAAIVGGLASYPLALAGALLVGQLEAFASFWASPFKEVLVFTLIIPVLWWRSLHSHHVEDEE from the coding sequence ATGGATCTGCAGATCGCCCTGCTTCTGGGGCAGGACGGCATCGTGAACGGTGCCGTCTATGGATTGATGGCGCTCGCTCTTGTGCTGGTGTTCTCCGTCACGCGCGTCATCTTCATTCCCCAGGGCGAGTTCGTCGCCTTCGGGGCGCTCTCGATGGCGGTGCTGCAGGCCGGCCGCGTGCCGGCCACGCTGTGGCTGCTGCTCGCGCTGGCGGCCATGGTGCTGGTGGTCGAGTTCTGGCGCTGGAAGCGCGGCGCGGTGGTCGACTGGGCCTCGGCGCTCGCATGGTGCGTGGCGCTCCCGCTGGCCGCCGCGGCGCTGGTGCTCCTGCTCAAGCCGACCTCGATGGCGGGGCAGGCGCTCGCCACGCTGCTGCTCATCATGCCGCTCGGGCCGCTGCTCTATCGCCTGGCCTATCGGCCCCTGGCCAGCGCCAGCGTGCTGATGCTGCTGATCGTTTCCGTCGCGCTGCATGGCGTGCTGGTGGGGCTGGGCCTGCTTTTCTTCGGCGCCGAGGGCTATCGCACCACGGCGTTCTCCGAAGAGCGCTTCGACATCGGTGGCATCCCGGTCAGCGGGCAGTCGCTGGTGGTGGTCGGCGTCACGCTGCTGCTGGTGATTGCGATGTTCCTTTTCTTCGGCCGCTCGATGATCGGCAAAGCGCTGCGCGCCACCGCCATCAACCGCGTGGGCGCGCGGCTCTCGGGCATTCCGACGGAGCTTTCGGGCGACCTGAGCTTTGCGCTCGCGGCACTCATCGGCGCGGTCTCGGGCCTGCTCATTGCGCCGCTCACCACGGTGTATTACGACACCGGCTTCCTGATCGGCCTGAAGGGCTTCGTCGCCGCCATCGTGGGCGGGCTGGCGAGCTATCCGCTGGCGCTCGCGGGCGCGCTGCTGGTCGGGCAGCTCGAAGCCTTTGCTTCGTTCTGGGCCAGCCCGTTCAAGGAGGTGCTCGTCTTCACGCTGATCATTCCGGTGCTGTGGTGGCGCTCGCTGCACAGCCATCACGTGGAGGACGAGGAATGA
- a CDS encoding CPBP family intramembrane glutamic endopeptidase, producing the protein MPSPKSAAFPSATQAALLFLAVFLCEFVIGVALRDANRWLGLNEMQLGVLSAVLGNGCVFAVVMHYQKLTYRELFHQSPASARATLMLVVPPALLLVPGLMVVMTAVLNLLVFVAPLSAWEESMFSRMADGSVAATLAVCLMAPLLEEMLFRGIVLRGFLLRYSRWQAIVGSALLFGAAHLNIYQFVVGLVMGTVLGWLYERSRSLIPCIALHAAYNSGTIFIGDWPESTSTADTAWTLLLVFVAGLCGVLALRRMLVVPVARNPVP; encoded by the coding sequence ATGCCCTCCCCGAAAAGCGCGGCTTTTCCCTCTGCCACGCAGGCCGCGCTGCTGTTCCTGGCGGTGTTTCTCTGCGAATTCGTGATTGGCGTTGCGCTGCGCGACGCCAATCGCTGGCTTGGCCTGAACGAGATGCAGCTCGGCGTGTTGTCCGCGGTGCTGGGCAACGGCTGCGTGTTCGCCGTGGTCATGCACTACCAGAAGCTCACCTACCGCGAGCTCTTCCACCAGTCGCCCGCTTCCGCCAGGGCCACTCTCATGCTGGTCGTGCCGCCTGCGCTGCTGCTTGTGCCCGGGCTGATGGTGGTGATGACCGCCGTGCTCAACCTGCTGGTTTTCGTCGCGCCGCTTTCGGCCTGGGAAGAGTCGATGTTCAGCCGCATGGCCGATGGCAGCGTTGCGGCCACGCTGGCGGTGTGCCTCATGGCGCCGCTGCTGGAAGAAATGCTGTTCCGCGGCATCGTGCTGCGCGGTTTTCTGCTGCGCTATTCGCGGTGGCAGGCCATCGTGGGCTCGGCGCTGCTCTTCGGAGCCGCGCACCTGAACATCTACCAGTTTGTCGTGGGCCTGGTGATGGGCACCGTGCTCGGGTGGCTCTATGAGCGCAGCCGCTCGCTCATCCCGTGCATCGCGCTGCATGCGGCCTACAACAGCGGCACGATCTTCATCGGCGACTGGCCGGAATCCACCTCGACAGCAGACACGGCGTGGACCTTGCTGCTGGTCTTTGTCGCGGGCCTGTGCGGCGTGCTGGCATTGCGCCGCATGCTGGTGGTTCCGGTCGCGCGCAATCCTGTTCCCTGA
- a CDS encoding ABC transporter substrate-binding protein has protein sequence MKFFFKPLLIAALCATAAASWADINVGVTLSATGPAASLGIPEKNTISLMPKTIGGQKINYIVLDDASDTTAAVANTRKLIAENKVDIVLGSTTTPNSLAMIDVVSEAKTPMISIAASARIIEPMDAKKQWVFKTPQNDIMMSLAIAEHMAANGVKTVAFIGFSDAYGEGWSQEFAKAAELKKLKIVANERYARTDTSVTGQALKIMAAKADAVLVAGSGTPAALPQKTLKERGYTGKMYQTHGVANADFLRVGGKDVEGTLLPAGPVLVAEQLPASHPVKKSAMAYVTAYEAANGKNSVSTFGAHAWDAGLLMTSAVPIALKKAQPGTPEFRAALRDALEQVKEVSGAHGVFNMTANDHLGLDQRARVMVKIENGAWKYQP, from the coding sequence ATGAAATTCTTCTTCAAGCCCCTGCTGATCGCCGCGCTGTGCGCCACCGCCGCCGCGTCCTGGGCCGACATCAACGTCGGCGTGACGCTGTCGGCCACCGGCCCGGCCGCCTCGCTCGGCATTCCGGAGAAGAACACCATCTCCCTGATGCCCAAGACCATCGGCGGCCAGAAGATCAACTACATCGTGCTGGACGACGCTTCCGACACCACGGCGGCCGTGGCCAACACGCGCAAGCTCATCGCCGAGAACAAGGTCGACATCGTGCTGGGCTCGACCACCACGCCCAACTCGCTCGCGATGATCGACGTGGTGAGCGAAGCCAAGACGCCGATGATCTCGATTGCCGCATCGGCCCGCATCATCGAGCCCATGGACGCCAAGAAGCAGTGGGTCTTCAAGACGCCGCAAAACGACATCATGATGTCGCTCGCCATTGCCGAGCACATGGCCGCCAATGGAGTGAAGACGGTGGCCTTCATCGGCTTTTCCGATGCGTACGGCGAAGGCTGGTCGCAGGAATTCGCCAAGGCGGCGGAACTGAAGAAGCTCAAGATCGTGGCCAACGAGCGCTACGCGCGCACCGACACCTCGGTCACCGGCCAGGCCCTGAAGATCATGGCCGCCAAGGCCGACGCGGTGCTGGTCGCGGGCTCGGGCACGCCGGCCGCGCTGCCGCAGAAGACGCTCAAGGAGCGCGGCTACACCGGCAAGATGTACCAGACGCACGGCGTGGCCAATGCCGATTTCCTGCGCGTCGGCGGCAAGGACGTGGAAGGCACCTTGCTGCCCGCCGGTCCGGTGCTGGTGGCCGAGCAGCTGCCCGCGAGCCATCCGGTGAAGAAGTCGGCCATGGCCTACGTCACGGCCTACGAGGCCGCGAACGGCAAGAACTCGGTGTCGACCTTCGGCGCGCACGCCTGGGACGCGGGCCTGCTCATGACCTCGGCCGTGCCGATCGCGCTCAAGAAGGCGCAGCCCGGAACGCCCGAGTTCCGCGCGGCGCTCCGCGATGCGCTGGAGCAGGTCAAGGAAGTGTCGGGCGCCCACGGCGTATTCAACATGACGGCCAACGATCATCTGGGTCTGGACCAGCGTGCACGGGTCATGGTCAAGATCGAGAACGGCGCCTGGAAATACCAGCCCTGA
- a CDS encoding flavin reductase family protein codes for MNTIHRRPVPLAKAYRLLNHGPTVLVSAAHGGQRNIMAAAWAMPLDFDPPKVAVVLDKSTWTRVLLEGAGSFALQVPTRAQLDLTDALGNSSGREIVEREGHDKFAAYGLQTFAGVATDAPLLEGCAAWLECRLLPEPPIQQRYDLFLGEVIAAQADARVFADGRWNFDGHDELRTLHHVAGGHFIVDGEAVDARPLAPVRR; via the coding sequence ATGAACACCATTCATCGCCGCCCAGTCCCTCTCGCCAAGGCCTACCGCTTGCTCAACCACGGCCCCACCGTGCTCGTGAGTGCCGCGCACGGCGGCCAGCGCAACATCATGGCGGCGGCCTGGGCGATGCCGCTGGATTTCGATCCGCCCAAGGTGGCCGTGGTGCTCGACAAGAGCACCTGGACGCGCGTGCTGCTCGAAGGCGCGGGCAGCTTCGCGCTGCAGGTGCCCACGCGCGCGCAGCTCGACCTGACCGATGCGCTGGGCAACAGCTCGGGCCGCGAGATCGTGGAGCGCGAGGGGCACGACAAGTTCGCGGCCTATGGCCTGCAGACCTTTGCGGGCGTTGCAACCGATGCGCCGCTGCTGGAAGGCTGCGCGGCCTGGCTCGAATGCCGCCTTTTGCCCGAGCCGCCGATCCAGCAGCGCTACGACCTGTTCCTGGGCGAGGTGATCGCGGCGCAGGCCGATGCGCGCGTGTTTGCCGATGGGCGATGGAACTTCGACGGGCATGACGAGCTGCGCACGCTGCACCACGTGGCGGGCGGGCATTTCATCGTCGATGGCGAGGCCGTCGATGCCCGGCCGCTGGCGCCTGTGCGCCGCTAG